Proteins co-encoded in one Spirosoma endbachense genomic window:
- a CDS encoding putative Ig domain-containing protein, with amino-acid sequence MMLKYIHTLLIAFVLWPLTGLQAQSETQAQAVQTLARAQANQILLRWEPSTEPLWTAGIRQGYYVERKVVFRNNAAVTESFIRLTAQPVVPASTSTWTPYLLPDSAQHQTLYRLVTGQDTVATGADSANLIRPPGEPDSFRRFFFGLLAASQSYSAARLAALGYIDTTVQSNERYIYRVVLVSPPAGLAIDYAETAPIGLADYTPLPPPMKPKLTFERYYASLKWLHDSLQSPPYISYWIERSLDGTQFTRANDRPFVLLDDSTNLYTYKDPVPKGRKTYYYRIIGKTPFDELQSSPIAIGQSKDTLVFAPRIKTLRLQPNNQVYMSWQFPGDTALSLPSQAGADSLLKSFFISVAAKPADKPVTVQYNIDPKDTLAYINNYMGKVPGGSTLYFTIGAVRQDGDTLLSASIFVEPLDTIAPAKPVGLQGRIDTNGQVYLSWHPNEESDLLGYKVFRSQRKGEEASAISDTTLLTHAEFTDHVVLNSLNPTLLYQVKALDKHYNMSVISDPIELLKPDIIRPTAPLFVSDTLQNGQLTLSWALSSSSDVVRQLLLRRETATAPWQLLATLATTQASYADARIQPSRSYQYLLLAQDAAGMNSDSTSIRRIEIPASQGAGHPLLTAFNAQPDANLPGIRLSWSYTGTEVSEFQLYRATGTKSFGLWKMVAGSASSTDDGEATTGGTYRYKIQAVFKEGSVSNWQSASVSLGSSSTLTPGPSPYVQRTPMAQQASVGKPFTYTLLDSVFADPDQSGLVVSILQQGLPAGLAVSGTTLAGIPLQAGNYTVTLQGIKPTGYKVATSFPLTVSELPVAVSGIPNLTVTIGQSFSYTVPDWVFASVEGQTPQRSILPIGLPSGVTANGLSLQGTVSSPGPYTITAQAQNTQGGTSTVSWLLVGNQPPQVQTPVSSLSVLWGQVVSWTLPATTFQDVDGLLVDIRIRATGLPAGLSIRQNQLIGVPTTTGTYTLTAIATDNGSATTETTFQLQIAQAVNQPPISTMAPPQPEGLVGDSLTYSLPEGLFFDPDGRITTLTLTGPLPTGVTRSGLTLRGIPTQSGSFSLTATATDDRGGTISSPVILTISGLTAPSTTIVLAGSTTVCSGSSGLLSATDCTGILTWSNGSTGANILVTPVITTTYSATCSSAGQTIAAANTVTITVTPQPASPLITSTTICSGGSATLSAINCTGSLVWNTGTVSASLVVSPVTTTVYSATCQAGACSSEPGNGTVVVDAQPTASITGNLTSCSGQSTTLTASGGSIYRWNTGATTTVIEASTEGTYSVTVSNGTGCSAITSSNVSMFTPTSPNIAASSTAITVGQSVTLTASGCNGTVNWSTGSSGTRLVVSPSVSTTYSANCRLDSCSSASLPVLITVNHAPIVQTALSHQTVVASQSYSYTIDPTTFSDPDGQALTIMVSGLPPGLSFNGSTRVISGVPTTAGSTTITVTATDAGNLSVSTAFVLTVNPASFAITGVTLVNCQTLSAGQRSITFSPQYVGLTGQPVSFSVVNEMAPTTNSGPYTLNLYTDNASITLQAVQNGVSSSYVYNWLAACNGTLAPNQAPTVANTIPSQSGAVGQSFSFGIPDNIFADDDNVNNLTLSVSGLPSGLTFTSGTGNISGVPTTAGSTTITVTATDAGNLSISTPFVLTINTSSASFAITGVTLVNCQTLSVGQRSISFTPQYVGLNGQPVSFSVVNEMTPTTNSGPYTLNLYTDNASITLQAVQSGITSSFVYNWRSACP; translated from the coding sequence ATGATGCTCAAATATATACACACCTTATTGATTGCCTTCGTGCTATGGCCATTAACCGGCTTACAAGCCCAATCAGAAACACAGGCGCAGGCGGTTCAAACATTAGCCCGCGCTCAGGCCAACCAGATTTTACTTCGTTGGGAACCCTCTACTGAACCCTTGTGGACGGCCGGCATCCGACAGGGTTATTATGTGGAACGAAAGGTCGTATTTCGTAATAATGCCGCTGTAACCGAATCCTTTATCCGGTTAACGGCACAACCCGTTGTGCCAGCTAGTACATCCACATGGACCCCGTATCTCCTGCCAGACAGTGCCCAGCATCAGACACTCTACCGGCTGGTTACTGGCCAGGATACGGTAGCTACGGGTGCCGATAGTGCCAATCTGATCAGACCCCCAGGCGAGCCTGACTCGTTCCGACGCTTTTTCTTTGGTTTGCTGGCGGCCAGCCAGAGCTATTCAGCGGCTCGTCTGGCGGCACTGGGCTACATTGACACAACTGTGCAATCGAATGAGCGCTATATATACCGGGTCGTTCTGGTTAGTCCGCCAGCTGGACTGGCCATTGATTATGCAGAAACTGCACCGATTGGCCTCGCGGATTATACACCATTACCGCCACCCATGAAACCCAAGCTGACGTTTGAACGCTATTACGCCAGTTTGAAATGGCTCCATGATTCCCTGCAATCACCGCCCTACATCAGCTACTGGATCGAACGGTCGCTGGATGGAACCCAGTTTACGCGGGCCAATGATCGCCCCTTCGTGCTGCTCGACGACTCCACGAATCTGTACACCTATAAAGACCCAGTACCCAAAGGGCGCAAAACGTACTATTACCGAATTATTGGAAAAACACCCTTTGATGAGCTACAGAGCTCACCCATAGCGATCGGGCAATCGAAGGATACACTAGTCTTTGCGCCCCGCATCAAAACCTTACGCCTACAGCCCAATAACCAGGTCTATATGAGCTGGCAATTCCCCGGCGATACGGCGCTTAGCCTGCCTAGTCAGGCTGGTGCTGATTCACTCCTGAAAAGCTTCTTTATCAGTGTAGCGGCCAAACCTGCGGATAAACCGGTTACCGTTCAATACAATATTGATCCAAAAGATACGCTGGCCTACATAAACAATTATATGGGTAAAGTACCCGGCGGCTCTACGCTTTATTTTACGATTGGGGCCGTTCGGCAGGATGGCGATACGCTCTTGTCGGCATCCATATTTGTTGAACCCCTGGACACCATTGCTCCCGCGAAGCCAGTTGGCTTACAAGGGCGTATTGATACCAATGGGCAGGTCTATTTAAGCTGGCATCCCAATGAAGAGTCTGATTTACTGGGCTATAAAGTATTTAGAAGTCAACGAAAAGGAGAAGAAGCATCAGCTATCTCCGATACAACCCTGTTGACGCATGCTGAGTTTACGGACCATGTTGTGCTCAATAGCCTAAATCCTACGCTTCTCTATCAGGTCAAAGCCCTTGATAAACACTATAATATGTCCGTCATATCCGATCCGATTGAGTTGCTTAAACCCGATATCATTCGGCCAACGGCTCCACTTTTTGTCTCGGATACGTTGCAAAATGGCCAGTTGACCCTGTCCTGGGCCCTTAGTTCTTCTTCTGATGTCGTGCGTCAACTACTACTCAGGCGGGAGACAGCCACAGCTCCCTGGCAATTGCTAGCCACGCTGGCGACTACGCAAGCAAGTTATGCCGATGCCCGTATCCAGCCGTCCAGGAGTTATCAATACCTGTTACTAGCCCAGGATGCAGCCGGAATGAATTCAGACTCGACGAGTATCCGTCGTATTGAAATACCGGCTTCACAAGGTGCAGGCCACCCCCTCTTAACGGCATTCAATGCGCAACCCGATGCGAATCTGCCAGGTATTCGACTGAGCTGGAGCTATACCGGAACGGAGGTTAGTGAATTTCAACTGTATCGGGCGACTGGTACCAAATCATTTGGCTTATGGAAAATGGTCGCTGGATCAGCATCATCAACGGATGACGGAGAAGCAACGACTGGCGGTACTTATCGCTATAAAATTCAGGCCGTTTTTAAAGAGGGTAGTGTTTCCAATTGGCAATCGGCCTCTGTTTCGTTGGGGAGCTCCAGTACCCTGACGCCTGGGCCTTCTCCCTATGTGCAGCGTACGCCGATGGCTCAACAGGCATCAGTAGGTAAACCATTCACCTACACCCTTCTCGATTCAGTCTTTGCCGATCCCGATCAAAGCGGCCTTGTTGTCAGTATTTTACAGCAGGGGCTTCCTGCTGGGTTAGCCGTATCGGGTACGACACTTGCGGGGATTCCCCTTCAGGCCGGTAATTATACCGTTACGTTACAAGGCATAAAACCTACCGGGTATAAAGTGGCGACTTCGTTCCCGCTAACAGTCAGTGAATTACCTGTAGCCGTTAGCGGAATCCCCAATCTGACAGTAACCATTGGGCAGTCCTTCAGTTATACCGTACCCGATTGGGTATTTGCCAGTGTCGAAGGCCAAACTCCTCAACGATCTATTTTACCGATTGGGCTACCCAGCGGAGTAACGGCTAATGGGTTGAGCCTACAGGGGACCGTGAGTAGTCCGGGGCCCTACACGATCACCGCTCAGGCTCAAAACACGCAGGGAGGCACCTCGACCGTTAGCTGGCTGTTGGTCGGTAACCAGCCTCCCCAAGTACAAACACCCGTAAGTTCATTGAGTGTTTTGTGGGGACAAGTCGTTTCCTGGACACTACCAGCCACCACGTTCCAGGATGTGGATGGTCTGCTGGTGGATATCCGGATTCGGGCAACGGGATTACCGGCGGGTTTATCGATACGCCAAAATCAATTAATTGGTGTCCCAACGACTACGGGAACCTACACCTTAACCGCCATCGCAACCGATAACGGTTCAGCGACTACAGAAACAACATTCCAGCTACAAATTGCCCAGGCGGTCAATCAACCACCGATAAGTACGATGGCTCCTCCTCAACCTGAGGGCTTAGTGGGCGACAGTTTAACGTATTCCCTGCCCGAAGGTCTATTTTTTGATCCCGATGGGCGAATTACTACGCTAACGCTGACGGGGCCATTACCAACGGGCGTAACGCGTTCGGGGCTTACGTTGAGAGGTATACCTACCCAAAGTGGCTCCTTTTCCCTGACCGCTACGGCTACCGATGATCGAGGAGGCACGATCAGTAGCCCGGTTATTCTAACGATTAGCGGGTTAACTGCTCCTTCGACTACGATTGTCTTAGCTGGGTCAACGACCGTATGTAGCGGTAGCTCAGGATTATTGTCGGCAACAGACTGCACGGGTATACTGACCTGGAGTAATGGATCTACGGGTGCGAACATACTCGTCACTCCCGTGATCACGACTACGTATAGCGCCACTTGCTCGAGTGCGGGGCAAACAATTGCCGCGGCCAATACGGTTACCATAACGGTGACACCTCAGCCCGCTTCTCCGCTGATTACAAGTACCACGATTTGTAGTGGTGGCTCGGCGACCTTATCAGCCATCAATTGCACTGGTTCGCTGGTTTGGAACACCGGTACTGTTTCTGCCAGCCTGGTCGTAAGTCCAGTGACAACTACTGTTTACAGCGCTACTTGTCAGGCAGGAGCCTGTTCTAGTGAACCAGGGAACGGAACGGTAGTCGTTGATGCTCAGCCTACCGCCAGTATTACCGGAAATCTGACTAGTTGTTCAGGTCAAAGTACCACATTAACGGCAAGCGGTGGCAGTATCTATCGTTGGAACACTGGCGCGACCACAACTGTTATTGAGGCCAGTACTGAGGGGACTTATAGTGTGACAGTTAGCAACGGGACAGGTTGTTCAGCAATAACCAGTTCTAATGTTAGCATGTTTACGCCTACTTCACCTAATATAGCAGCCTCCTCAACAGCTATAACGGTCGGGCAAAGTGTAACCTTAACGGCTAGTGGGTGTAATGGAACGGTTAACTGGTCAACGGGTTCATCGGGTACTCGATTGGTTGTTAGTCCATCCGTTTCGACCACCTATTCAGCAAACTGTCGACTTGATTCCTGTTCCAGTGCATCCTTGCCAGTATTGATTACGGTAAACCATGCCCCAATCGTACAAACTGCTCTTTCGCACCAAACCGTGGTAGCCAGTCAGTCGTATAGTTATACGATTGACCCCACTACATTTAGCGATCCTGATGGGCAGGCGTTGACCATAATGGTGTCGGGACTTCCTCCGGGATTAAGTTTCAATGGGAGTACACGCGTCATCAGTGGTGTTCCGACGACAGCAGGTTCAACCACCATAACCGTGACGGCTACGGATGCAGGGAACCTGTCGGTCAGTACGGCTTTTGTGCTAACGGTGAACCCAGCCTCGTTTGCGATCACAGGTGTAACGCTGGTGAACTGTCAGACCCTTTCCGCAGGACAACGCTCGATTACCTTCTCGCCACAATATGTTGGACTAACCGGGCAACCCGTATCCTTTTCTGTTGTGAATGAAATGGCCCCTACGACCAACTCTGGCCCCTACACGTTAAACCTGTATACCGATAATGCCAGTATTACCTTGCAAGCGGTTCAGAATGGCGTATCCAGTTCCTATGTCTACAATTGGCTGGCAGCCTGTAATGGGACACTAGCGCCTAATCAGGCTCCGACTGTCGCTAATACCATTCCGTCTCAAAGCGGAGCCGTCGGACAATCCTTTAGCTTTGGCATTCCTGATAATATCTTTGCCGATGATGATAACGTGAATAACCTAACCTTATCGGTAAGTGGACTGCCATCTGGGCTCACCTTTACGAGCGGCACAGGCAACATCAGTGGTGTTCCGACGACAGCAGGTTCAACCACCATAACCGTGACGGCTACGGATGCAGGGAACCTGTCAATTAGCACTCCGTTTGTTTTAACGATCAATACAAGCTCGGCCTCGTTTGCGATCACAGGTGTAACGCTGGTGAATTGCCAGACCCTTTCTGTAGGGCAACGATCGATTAGCTTCACGCCACAATATGTTGGCTTGAATGGGCAACCCGTATCCTTTTCTGTTGTGAATGAAATGACCCCTACGACCAACTCTGGCCCCTACACGTTAAACCTGTATACCGATAATGCCAGCATTACTTTACAAGCGGTACAAAGTGGTATCACTAGTAGTTTTGTGTATAACTGGCGGTCAGCATGCCCCTAG
- the sufD gene encoding Fe-S cluster assembly protein SufD: MNPSYASYNDFKNQLLAAFRTNEERMNGESKTPLHQLRRAALNQFDLLGFPTIRHEEWKYSNVSGLFKEAFDLDSTTTLTADDLAPLEIPNLDGNILYFINGRYQSKLSRIVSPSEQVQITSFAEAIKADPGLIGTHFARYADYKDNAFTALNTALANDGVVIRVPDNKTVEQPIILRFITDARDQNVASQPRNLIILGKNAEVMVAESFRTLGDRSSFVNVVTEIVLDREARMQYYKVQDETQQAYHIGTTQVNQADNSHFYSATVTLNGNFVRNNLNIVLNGQHAEAFMYGLYMPNGRQHVDNHTLVDHAMPNSYSNELYKGILDDNSTGVFNGKIYVRPDAQKTNAYQSCKNVVLSLGASMNTKPQLEIFADDVKCSHGTTTGQLNDEALFYMRSRGIPKDEARTLLLYAFSQDVLSQIKIQPIREYLERVVTEKLTK; encoded by the coding sequence ATGAATCCTTCTTACGCATCATATAACGATTTTAAGAACCAGCTCCTGGCGGCTTTCCGAACCAATGAAGAGCGCATGAACGGGGAAAGTAAAACCCCGTTGCATCAGCTTCGTCGGGCGGCTTTGAACCAGTTCGATCTGCTGGGGTTTCCGACTATTCGCCACGAAGAATGGAAATATTCTAATGTCAGTGGGTTGTTTAAAGAGGCTTTTGATCTTGATAGTACAACGACACTGACGGCAGATGATCTGGCTCCGCTCGAAATTCCGAATCTTGACGGGAATATTCTGTACTTCATCAATGGTCGCTATCAGTCCAAACTTTCGCGCATTGTCAGCCCATCCGAACAGGTACAGATTACGAGCTTTGCCGAAGCGATCAAGGCCGATCCGGGTCTGATAGGTACTCACTTTGCCCGTTATGCCGACTATAAGGATAATGCGTTTACTGCCTTGAATACGGCCTTGGCCAACGATGGCGTAGTGATCCGTGTTCCTGACAACAAGACGGTTGAGCAACCCATTATTTTGCGGTTCATTACTGACGCACGTGATCAAAATGTGGCTTCTCAGCCGCGTAACCTTATTATTTTAGGGAAAAATGCGGAGGTAATGGTGGCCGAATCATTCCGTACGCTGGGCGATCGTTCCAGTTTTGTTAACGTAGTGACTGAAATCGTACTGGATCGCGAAGCCCGGATGCAGTATTATAAAGTGCAGGATGAAACTCAGCAAGCCTACCACATTGGCACTACGCAGGTAAATCAGGCCGATAACAGTCATTTTTATTCGGCTACGGTAACGCTCAATGGCAACTTTGTTCGAAACAACCTGAATATTGTTCTGAACGGTCAACATGCTGAAGCATTCATGTATGGCCTGTACATGCCCAATGGCCGCCAGCACGTAGATAATCATACGCTTGTTGATCATGCAATGCCGAACTCCTACAGCAATGAACTCTACAAAGGCATTCTGGATGACAACAGCACAGGTGTGTTCAATGGTAAGATTTACGTTCGTCCGGATGCGCAGAAAACCAATGCGTATCAATCCTGCAAGAACGTAGTGCTGTCGTTGGGTGCGTCGATGAACACGAAACCACAGCTGGAAATTTTTGCCGACGATGTGAAATGTTCGCACGGAACCACAACTGGCCAGCTCAACGATGAAGCGTTGTTTTACATGCGGTCGCGGGGTATTCCAAAAGATGAAGCCCGGACCTTGTTGCTTTATGCGTTCTCTCAGGATGTATTAAGTCAGATCAAAATTCAGCCAATCCGGGAATATCTGGAACGGGTTGTAACCGAAAAGCTAACGAAATAA
- a CDS encoding efflux RND transporter permease subunit, translating to MNNLIKSILSFSLKNRFFVFFMVAALTAAGVYSYLNTPIEAFPDVTNTQIIVVTEWNGRSAEEVERFVTVPIEVAMNSVQRKTNVRSITMFGLSVMKIIFEDNVDDFFARQQVNNQLRTISLPDNVEPDIQPPYGPTGEIFRYTLKSKSRDTRELLTIQNWVIDRQLRAVPGVADIVAFGGREKTYEIMVNPMQLQKYGITPSEVYNSVTQNNLNVGGDVIEKNGQAYVVRGIGLLTNIADIENIIVDEQGELPVLVRDVAQVVESNQPRVGQVGLDTNDDVVEGIIVQRKGENPSEVLKRVKDKIAELNEKVLPSDVKMVTFYDRDNLMAYCTETVLHNLAEGILFVTVIVFLFMADWRTTLIVSIIIPLALLFAFVCLRLRGMSANLLSMGAVDFGIIIDGAVVMVEGIFVVLDHKAHKVGMPKFNGLAKLGLIRKTGTELGKAVFFSKLIIITALLPIFSFEKVEGKMFSPLAWTLGFALVGALLFTLTLVPVLCSILLNKNVREKNNPIVNFFNRVVMRGFTWTYGHPRLSMLMALVFMGLTFASASLLGTEFLPQLNEGALWVEAKLPMSSSLAETTKMVRTLRSKLMAFPEVNGVLSQTGRSNDGTDPSGFYYVQMQVNLKPKKEWPERETGHQLTTDQLIEEMDAKLKVFQGINYNYSQPIIDNVAEAVAGMNASNAVKIFGNDLAELDKYANQVIAAIRDVPGVKDVGILRNVGQPEMSIYVDKQKMAFYGVRVGDAEAVIEMAIGGKTASQLYEGERKFDIRVRYQPDFRKNEEDIGRLMVPTIRGNKIPLKEIADIRTLTGPAFVYRDKNKRFIGVKFSVRERDLGSTIAEAQRKVRQAVKFDRGYEAEWTGEFENQVRASKRLGQVVPISLLAIFVILFVLFGNVKDAALVLLNVPFALIGGILALHITGTIFGISAGVGFIALFGICVQNGVILISVFNQNLMAGLSLDEAVAEGVRSRIRPVVMTAMMAAIGLLPAAVSTGIGSETQKPLAIVVIGGLITATILTLLIFPIIYRFFNRHRAHTISRRGQRSVMEKVDV from the coding sequence ATGAATAATCTCATAAAATCCATTCTCAGTTTTTCGCTGAAAAACCGCTTTTTTGTGTTTTTCATGGTGGCCGCTTTGACCGCAGCGGGGGTATACAGCTACCTTAATACACCCATCGAAGCCTTTCCGGATGTTACAAATACGCAAATCATTGTTGTAACGGAATGGAACGGGCGAAGCGCCGAAGAAGTGGAGCGATTTGTGACGGTACCGATCGAGGTAGCCATGAATTCGGTACAGCGTAAGACCAATGTGAGGTCCATAACCATGTTTGGCCTGTCGGTCATGAAAATCATCTTCGAAGATAACGTCGACGATTTTTTTGCCCGCCAGCAGGTCAATAATCAACTTCGTACTATATCGCTCCCCGATAATGTAGAGCCTGATATTCAGCCACCTTATGGACCCACAGGCGAGATTTTTCGCTATACATTGAAATCCAAAAGCCGCGACACGCGCGAACTACTGACGATTCAAAACTGGGTTATTGACCGCCAGCTCCGGGCTGTGCCGGGTGTAGCCGATATTGTTGCGTTTGGCGGCCGGGAAAAGACCTACGAGATTATGGTTAACCCGATGCAATTGCAGAAATATGGCATAACGCCATCGGAGGTCTATAATTCCGTTACTCAGAACAACCTCAACGTAGGGGGCGATGTCATCGAGAAAAATGGGCAGGCATACGTCGTACGGGGCATTGGGCTGTTAACTAACATTGCCGACATCGAAAATATTATTGTTGACGAACAGGGCGAACTACCCGTTCTCGTACGTGATGTGGCGCAGGTGGTCGAGTCGAATCAGCCGCGTGTGGGGCAGGTGGGCCTGGACACAAACGACGATGTGGTCGAAGGCATTATTGTGCAGCGGAAGGGCGAAAATCCGTCGGAGGTGCTCAAACGGGTAAAGGATAAAATTGCGGAGTTGAACGAAAAGGTGTTGCCATCTGACGTGAAGATGGTCACCTTCTACGACCGTGACAACCTAATGGCCTACTGCACCGAAACCGTATTGCACAACCTGGCCGAAGGCATTCTGTTCGTAACGGTTATCGTCTTTCTGTTTATGGCCGACTGGCGTACTACCCTCATTGTCAGTATTATTATTCCGCTGGCACTGCTGTTTGCTTTTGTCTGTTTACGCCTGCGGGGTATGTCGGCCAATCTGCTGTCGATGGGTGCTGTCGATTTCGGTATCATCATCGATGGGGCCGTGGTTATGGTCGAGGGTATTTTCGTTGTGCTCGATCATAAGGCGCATAAAGTTGGGATGCCGAAATTTAACGGGCTTGCCAAACTGGGGCTGATCCGGAAAACGGGTACGGAGTTGGGCAAGGCTGTTTTCTTTTCTAAACTGATTATTATCACGGCGTTACTGCCCATTTTCTCGTTCGAGAAAGTTGAAGGCAAAATGTTTAGCCCACTGGCCTGGACCTTAGGTTTTGCTTTAGTTGGCGCACTCCTGTTTACCCTGACGCTGGTGCCCGTTCTCTGTTCAATTCTGCTCAACAAAAATGTGCGGGAAAAGAACAACCCCATTGTTAATTTCTTCAACCGTGTTGTGATGCGAGGGTTCACCTGGACCTATGGCCATCCCAGGCTGAGTATGCTGATGGCGCTGGTGTTTATGGGCCTTACGTTTGCGTCGGCTTCGCTGCTGGGCACTGAGTTTCTGCCTCAGTTGAACGAAGGGGCGTTGTGGGTAGAAGCTAAATTGCCCATGAGCTCATCACTGGCCGAGACAACTAAAATGGTTCGGACGTTACGGAGTAAGCTAATGGCTTTTCCGGAAGTAAACGGCGTTCTGTCGCAGACGGGCCGCTCCAATGATGGCACTGATCCATCGGGTTTTTACTATGTACAGATGCAGGTCAACCTCAAGCCCAAGAAAGAATGGCCTGAACGGGAGACCGGCCATCAGTTGACAACCGATCAGCTCATCGAAGAAATGGATGCTAAACTGAAGGTTTTTCAGGGGATAAATTACAACTATTCGCAACCGATTATCGACAATGTCGCTGAAGCGGTGGCGGGTATGAACGCCAGTAATGCGGTTAAAATTTTCGGAAACGATCTGGCTGAACTGGACAAGTATGCGAATCAGGTCATTGCGGCCATCCGCGATGTGCCCGGTGTCAAGGATGTTGGCATTCTGCGAAACGTTGGTCAGCCTGAAATGAGCATTTATGTCGATAAGCAAAAAATGGCATTCTATGGTGTTCGGGTTGGCGATGCCGAAGCGGTTATTGAAATGGCGATCGGAGGAAAAACCGCGAGTCAGCTCTACGAAGGCGAACGAAAATTCGATATTCGGGTGCGTTACCAACCCGATTTTCGTAAGAATGAAGAGGACATTGGGCGGTTGATGGTGCCCACAATCCGGGGAAACAAGATTCCGTTGAAGGAGATTGCCGACATCCGCACGCTCACGGGTCCGGCCTTTGTTTATCGTGACAAAAATAAGCGGTTTATTGGCGTGAAATTCTCAGTGCGGGAGCGGGATCTGGGTAGTACCATTGCCGAGGCACAACGCAAAGTACGTCAGGCCGTCAAATTTGACCGTGGTTACGAGGCCGAGTGGACCGGCGAATTCGAGAACCAGGTTCGTGCCTCCAAACGACTCGGTCAGGTAGTGCCGATTAGTCTGCTGGCAATTTTTGTCATTCTGTTCGTTCTGTTCGGTAACGTCAAAGATGCGGCACTGGTCCTCTTGAATGTACCCTTCGCTCTGATTGGTGGTATTCTGGCCTTGCACATAACAGGAACTATTTTCGGGATCTCGGCGGGCGTCGGCTTCATTGCCCTATTTGGCATCTGCGTTCAGAATGGCGTTATACTGATATCGGTTTTCAATCAGAACCTCATGGCGGGTCTGAGTTTAGATGAAGCAGTTGCCGAAGGTGTTCGATCACGTATCCGACCCGTAGTGATGACGGCCATGATGGCTGCTATCGGCTTATTACCGGCCGCGGTCAGTACCGGAATTGGTTCTGAAACACAGAAGCCGCTGGCTATTGTTGTAATCGGTGGGCTGATCACGGCAACCATATTGACATTGCTGATTTTCCCAATTATCTATCGCTTCTTCAATCGGCATCGGGCGCATACCATCTCTCGGAGAGGGCAGCGGAGTGTTATGGAAAAAGTAGATGTGTAA
- a CDS encoding esterase-like activity of phytase family protein, with the protein MRTLLLLVFFLVTGKVTHSQNLQFTFEGDSTTIPLVRDSLRGISGLDIVPATGDWHLVSDRGWHFVFHNIHSIRDLGDVSRLARQEKTPFWFEGIRYAGSTGTYFWTDEYENVTSLFYGKSPSDSAKHILLRLPLPGPNKGLEGIAVTPSGALWVAPEAGWEGETRMNQDTITFFYYPNPLLPDPVVERYRYPINRCPFAQGEERLGGISEILAVDNQRLLILERCYDASQKRVMANLYLATQNATTHTLTKELAFDFNRQFPDAVCNLEAMAWADDQKQTLVLMADDNFRRNQTLRNQVIVLRRR; encoded by the coding sequence ATGAGAACGCTACTTCTCCTTGTCTTTTTTCTGGTAACTGGAAAAGTTACCCATAGTCAGAACCTACAATTTACCTTTGAAGGAGACTCGACAACAATTCCGCTCGTTCGCGACAGCCTGCGCGGCATTTCTGGCCTTGACATTGTGCCCGCTACCGGCGACTGGCATCTGGTTAGCGATCGGGGCTGGCATTTTGTTTTCCACAATATTCACAGCATTCGGGACCTGGGCGACGTCTCCCGGCTGGCACGTCAGGAAAAAACACCGTTCTGGTTCGAGGGTATTCGGTATGCTGGCAGCACCGGCACTTATTTCTGGACCGATGAGTACGAAAATGTCACCTCACTGTTCTACGGCAAATCGCCCAGCGATAGCGCGAAACACATATTGCTGAGATTACCGCTTCCGGGACCGAACAAGGGACTTGAGGGTATAGCCGTTACCCCATCGGGAGCACTGTGGGTAGCGCCCGAAGCCGGATGGGAAGGCGAAACCCGTATGAATCAGGATACAATCACGTTTTTTTACTACCCCAATCCGCTATTACCTGATCCAGTTGTTGAGCGATACCGCTACCCCATCAACCGCTGCCCCTTCGCACAGGGCGAAGAGCGATTGGGCGGTATTTCAGAAATTCTGGCCGTTGATAACCAACGATTACTCATACTCGAACGGTGTTATGATGCCAGTCAGAAACGCGTAATGGCGAATCTGTATCTGGCTACTCAGAACGCAACTACGCATACATTAACGAAGGAGTTAGCGTTCGATTTCAACAGGCAATTTCCGGATGCAGTCTGCAACCTCGAAGCAATGGCTTGGGCAGATGACCAAAAACAGACGCTTGTGTTAATGGCCGACGATAACTTCCGTCGAAACCAAACGCTACGCAACCAGGTCATTGTTTTGCGTAGACGATAA